The stretch of DNA GCCTGCTGCGGCTGACCACCGCCGAACGACGGCTGGTTCTGCTGCGGCTGCCCGCCGAACGGCTGCTGAGCGCCCGGGTAGCCGTACCCGCCCTGCGGCTGCGCGCCGTAGGGCTGCGGCGCGGCCGGCCGGGGCGCGGGCGTCAGGGCGGCCTGGAGAGCCGGGACCAGCGGGGTGGCGACGGCACCGGCGGCCAGGACCAGGGCGGCGATGAAGCCCAGGATCAGGCCGGCGCCCGCGCCGACCTGGGGAGCGTCCACCAGGTTCCAGAACATGATCCACGCCACCAGTACCGTGAACGCCACTCCCACCGCGCCCAGGTCCAGGCCCGCCACCTTGCGGGGCTGCGGCAGACACCGGTTGACGACGATCAGCGCGGCGCCGATCACTCCGCCCATGTAGACGCCCAGGCCCAGACCGAGCGCGTCCCAGGCGTTGCTGGTCAGGTAGCTCGAGTAGGTGTGGAGGAACGATGCGATGAACAGCAACACCGCTGCTCCGATCACCACGCCGTCGCCCCGAGTGAGGGAGCGGATATTCACGTCAGGTCCTTCTGGTTCGTCGTCTCGTCGGTGGAGGCGTCGCTGTCACCATCTCGCCGTCAGGCCGCGGTGCGAAGCGCGGGGGTAGCGCCTCATCGTACGGATGACACTATCGTCCGTACGGCCACGATGTCCGCCGGGACGAGTGCCCTGATCACGACTCGCGCAGGAAACTCACGATTCCCTCAGAGATCCCCTCTGCCGCCTTCTGTCGCCAGCCGCCGTTGGTGAGCGATGCCGCGTCCTTGCTATCGCGCATGTTGCCGCACTCGATGAACACCTTGGGAACCGTTGACAGATTGAGACCGCCCAGGTCCTTCCGCGTGACGAGGCCGGTGCCGCCGCCGATGTAGTTGGACGGCGCCTCGCCCGTGACCCGCACGAAGTTGCCCGCGATGCGCTCGCCCAGATCGCGGGAGGCGGACACGATCGGGCGGGTGTCGGCGGAGCCGGCGTGCACGGCCCCCGGGAGGATGACGTGGAAGCCGCGGTCACCGGACGCCGCGCCGTCGGCGTGGATCGACACGGAGGCGTCCGCGTGCGCCTCGTTGCCGATCCGGGCGCGCTCGTCGACGCACGGGCCCCAGGCCGGAGAGTCGCCGTCGTGGGTCAGCTTCACCGTCGCGCCCTGTGCTTCGAGCAGCGCGCGCAGCCGGTGGGCCACGTCCAGCGTGAACCGGGCCTCGGTGTAACCGGCGTTGGTGGACGTGCCGGTGGTGTCGCACTCCTTGCGGTTGGTGCCGATGTCCACCGTGCGGTTGATCTCCGCCGTGTGCCGGAAGTTGCCCTGGTTGTGGCCCGGGTCGATGACGACGACCTTGCCCTTGAGCGGGCCGGAGGCGGCGGGCGTCCGCGAGGCGGACTGGCCGGCCCCCTCGTCGGCCTGTCCGGGATACGAGGGCAGGAGCGGCCCCTCGGACCCCGAGGGGGAGCCGGACCCCGAGGGGGAACCGGTCGCCGACGGCGGTGCCGCCGTGTCCGAGCCGCCGCCCGGGTCGCCCACCGCCTCGTACACCAGCCAGCCCAGCAGCGCGCCGGGCACCAGTGCCGCGAGGGAGACGGTCAGCAGCCCCCGGCGGAGGCGGCCGGGGCGCTCGGGCTGCGGGACATCGAAGTCGGGGCCTTGGTACGACACGCCTGCGACTCTAACGGCGGGCGCGGGCGGCTGCTTCCGATCGCCGCAGGACGCGCAGCG from Streptomyces sp. 6-11-2 encodes:
- a CDS encoding N-acetylmuramoyl-L-alanine amidase — its product is MSYQGPDFDVPQPERPGRLRRGLLTVSLAALVPGALLGWLVYEAVGDPGGGSDTAAPPSATGSPSGSGSPSGSEGPLLPSYPGQADEGAGQSASRTPAASGPLKGKVVVIDPGHNQGNFRHTAEINRTVDIGTNRKECDTTGTSTNAGYTEARFTLDVAHRLRALLEAQGATVKLTHDGDSPAWGPCVDERARIGNEAHADASVSIHADGAASGDRGFHVILPGAVHAGSADTRPIVSASRDLGERIAGNFVRVTGEAPSNYIGGGTGLVTRKDLGGLNLSTVPKVFIECGNMRDSKDAASLTNGGWRQKAAEGISEGIVSFLRES